A portion of the Microlunatus phosphovorus NM-1 genome contains these proteins:
- a CDS encoding FAD-binding oxidoreductase → MRLTRPDLTGTLRSVVDGSVLTSDDPGYDESRTPFFRHRIGRPAAVVRPRHAAAVAATVSVAANSGTPLQVRGGGHTAHSTGEGLLLDVRSLTGIDLELSDHTAWVGSGHTAGTLTDALGRHGTAVGFGDTPSTAISGLTLGGGVGFLARRHGLTIDNLLAAEIVTAEGQTRLVDPAHDADLFWAIRGGGGNFGVVTRFRYRLARVAEVYGGLLVLSATPRIIAEVAGVCAGADRELTVIVNILPAPPLPGIPPEQVGRPVLMARVCHTDPAVAEAAVRPLRRVATPLLDQLQPMPYPALLEETPDRGTRPALQTLFVNRIDETAGAAILGHLAEARSPLRLVQFRVLGGAIGDRPADETAYAHRDAPVLVMIVHGDEPGLGWADRWARQVRADLDQGVAGAYVNFLGPGDDRIQAAYPGPTFARLRAVKTAYDPQNLFRHNLNITPEGLAA, encoded by the coding sequence ATGCGTCTGACCCGACCCGATCTCACCGGCACGCTCCGCTCCGTCGTCGACGGGTCCGTGCTGACGTCGGACGATCCCGGGTACGACGAGTCCCGGACCCCGTTCTTCCGTCATCGGATCGGGCGACCCGCAGCCGTCGTCCGGCCCCGTCATGCCGCCGCCGTCGCGGCCACGGTGAGTGTGGCAGCCAACAGCGGCACACCGCTGCAGGTCCGGGGCGGCGGCCACACCGCGCACAGCACCGGCGAAGGGCTGCTGCTCGACGTACGCAGCCTGACCGGGATCGATCTCGAACTCAGCGACCACACCGCCTGGGTCGGCAGCGGTCACACCGCCGGGACGCTGACCGACGCGCTCGGCCGGCACGGCACCGCGGTCGGATTCGGCGACACCCCCAGCACCGCCATCTCCGGACTCACCCTGGGCGGCGGGGTCGGCTTCCTCGCCCGCCGGCACGGCCTGACCATCGACAACCTGCTCGCGGCCGAGATCGTCACCGCCGAGGGTCAGACCCGCCTCGTCGATCCGGCTCACGACGCGGACCTGTTCTGGGCGATCCGGGGCGGCGGCGGGAACTTCGGCGTCGTCACCCGGTTCCGATACCGCCTGGCCCGGGTGGCCGAGGTGTACGGCGGGTTGCTGGTGCTGTCCGCGACGCCCCGGATCATCGCCGAGGTCGCCGGTGTCTGCGCCGGCGCCGATCGCGAGCTGACCGTCATCGTGAACATCCTCCCGGCGCCACCGTTGCCCGGCATCCCGCCGGAGCAGGTTGGCCGCCCGGTGCTGATGGCCCGCGTGTGCCACACCGATCCGGCTGTCGCCGAAGCCGCCGTCCGTCCGCTCCGCCGGGTCGCCACGCCTCTGCTCGACCAGCTGCAGCCGATGCCGTACCCGGCCCTGCTCGAGGAGACACCCGACCGCGGGACGCGGCCGGCTCTGCAGACGCTGTTCGTGAACCGGATCGACGAGACCGCCGGCGCGGCGATCCTCGGCCATCTCGCCGAGGCCCGGTCGCCGCTGCGGCTGGTGCAGTTCCGCGTCCTCGGCGGGGCGATCGGGGACCGGCCGGCCGACGAGACCGCGTACGCGCACCGGGACGCGCCCGTGCTGGTCATGATCGTGCACGGCGACGAGCCGGGCCTCGGCTGGGCGGACCGATGGGCGCGGCAGGTGCGGGCCGACCTCGACCAGGGCGTCGCGGGCGCCTACGTCAACTTCCTCGGCCCCGGCGACGACCGCATCCAGGCCGCCTATCCCGGTCCGACGTTCGCCCGGCTCCGCGCCGTCAAGACCGCGTACGACCCTCAGAACCTGTTCCGCCACAACCTCAACATCACCCCGGAAGGACTCGCAGCATGA
- a CDS encoding alpha/beta fold hydrolase, translating into MTASELEIGVEGGVLTGLDFGGHGPGVLLVHGSGHNAAAWTDVASRLVDRCHPIAVDLRGHGQNRLDSSDPEQYWRDLGAVLEACAWDRPVLVGHSTGGYAVAALTASGLATPAALCVVDGMVLDDRATALEQQAALRSAESVEQLQRIFRYGWRADDAELEHYVEQCLREADTDWLNAGARHGLVESVIRRSFVPATGGGMVGGIDTAQWVRRPTTEEIAAVTDVEPEAAVFPSRDLYDRIDCPMRIVLATDGFYAARRPEVEAIVALRPARRLTVVDANHNVPMTRPDQLADIILDVLADV; encoded by the coding sequence ATGACGGCGAGCGAGCTCGAGATCGGAGTCGAGGGTGGCGTGCTGACCGGACTGGACTTCGGCGGTCACGGGCCAGGCGTGCTGTTGGTGCACGGCAGCGGGCACAATGCCGCAGCCTGGACCGACGTCGCCAGCCGACTCGTCGACCGATGTCACCCGATCGCGGTGGACCTGCGCGGCCATGGGCAGAACCGGCTCGACTCCAGCGATCCCGAGCAGTATTGGCGCGACCTCGGGGCGGTGCTGGAAGCCTGTGCCTGGGACCGTCCGGTGCTGGTGGGCCACTCCACCGGCGGGTACGCGGTGGCGGCGCTGACCGCCAGCGGGCTGGCGACGCCGGCGGCCTTGTGCGTCGTCGACGGGATGGTGCTGGACGACCGCGCGACCGCACTGGAGCAGCAGGCGGCGCTGCGCTCGGCCGAGTCGGTAGAGCAGTTGCAGCGGATCTTCCGCTACGGCTGGCGCGCCGACGACGCGGAGCTGGAGCACTACGTCGAGCAGTGCCTCCGTGAGGCCGACACCGACTGGCTCAACGCGGGTGCTCGGCACGGTCTCGTGGAGTCGGTGATCCGGCGATCCTTCGTTCCCGCCACCGGGGGCGGAATGGTGGGAGGAATCGACACTGCGCAGTGGGTCCGCAGACCCACCACCGAGGAGATCGCGGCCGTCACCGACGTGGAGCCCGAGGCAGCCGTCTTCCCGAGCCGGGACCTGTACGACCGCATCGACTGCCCGATGAGGATCGTGCTCGCCACCGACGGCTTCTACGCCGCCCGGCGCCCGGAGGTGGAGGCGATCGTCGCGCTCCGTCCCGCGCGACGACTGACCGTCGTCGACGCCAACCACAACGTGCCGATGACCCGTCCCGACCAGTTGGCCGACATCATCCTCGACGTCCTGGCCGACGTTTAG